The Inquilinus sp. Marseille-Q2685 genomic interval CCCAAGAGGAAGCCGGCCATCGGGCGGCCGGGACACCAGACGGCCATCATTCGCTGCGACGCGGCCAGCATGCCGGCGGCATCGCCGAGCATGAAGCGCAGCGCATGGGCGATCTTGAACGGCAGGAAGGTGGCCGGACGGTCGGCGAAGCGGAGGTCGAGGCAGTCTGCCGCGTCTGCGAAGCGATCCTCCGCGGCGTGGCCGAGAGCCTCGACCAGGGCCTGCTCGTCGCCTGTGCCTCCCTCTTTCGCCGCCAGGGCGCGCCGGGCCTCCGCCAGCGCCTCGCGCGCCGGGGCGGCCAGCTCCCGGCGGGCCAGGATCAGGTTGGCGAAACCCTTGAGCGCCAAGGCCGGCACATGGTCCGGATCGGCTTCGAGCGCCCGGCCGATCGCCGCGCCGGTCGAAGGCCTGTGGGCCGCGAGGTCGCGCACCGCCTCCTCGAAGGCCTGCGTGGCGCCGGGGCTGGCGGAGCTGGTGGAGAGATCGTGGGCGTCCAACGGCATGTCGGTCCTTTCTCGCCCGTCCGGGCAAGGCTCGGCCGTGGCGTCGATCGGGCGACGCGGCGGCAATCCGGTTCTGTGCAAGGGGCGGGTGCGCCGGGGGCTCAGCCGTCGCGGGTTGCGACCCTCGACCGCAATGCCGGCGGGGCGGCCGGGCCGGCAGGAGGCGTCATCGCCGGATCAGCGGTCCTCGGGGCGAAGTGAAGCTGGAGACGATCCATCGGATGTTCCTGCAGAAGAGGTTCGCCGCAACGGGCTCGTGACGACTTCTTCGGCGGTCGGGCGGCTGGTATTACACGGCCCGGGAAAATTTTTCTGACACTGTCCGCAGAACCGCCGGGCCCTCTGTAACGAATCCGGGATCGGAGCCGTATGAGGTGATGACGCGTGAGTGATCCGTTGCGGGAGGACCAGTGGGCGACATGGATGCGGGCCGCGATTGCCGGGGACGCCGGCGCCTATCGCCTGTTCCTGCAGGCGGTGACCCCGCATCTGCGCGCCATGGCCCGGCGGCGCGGCGCCCTGTTCGGTGGCTCGGCCAGCGACGCCGAGGACGTGGTGCAGGAGGTGCTGCTGGCGATCCATCTGAAGCGCGGCAGCTGGGACCCGTCGCGGCCGATCGGGCCCTGGATCTCGGTGATCGTGCGCAACAAGATGATCGACGCGCTGCGTCGGCGCGGCCGGCATGCCGACGTGCCGATCGAGGACGTGATCGACACGCTGGCGGCGGAGGCGCCGCCGGACGGGCTGGAGCAGCGCGACGTCGACCGCCTGCTGTCGCGGCTGCAGGACCGGCAGCGCGACATCGTGCGGTCGATCTCGGTCGAGGGCGGCAGCGTGCGCGAGACCGCGGGCCGTCTCGGCATGACGGAAGGCGCCGTGCGCGTGGCGCTGCACCGCGCCTTGAAGGCGCTGGCCGCCTTGTATCGGAGTGAACCGGAGTGAAGACCGACGACCTCATCACCGCTTTGGCGCAGGACGCGCCCGTCCGCTGGCCGTTCGGCCGTGCGGTGGCGGCCGCCATGGCCGGCGGCGCGGTCGTGGCCGGGGTCATCTTCTTCGCCGGCGTGGGCATCCGGCCGGACGTGATGCAGGCGGTCGAGACCGTCCGTTACCTGTTCAAGTTCGTCGTCACCCTGGCGCTCGCCGTCACTGCGACCGGGCTGATCCTGCATCTGGCACGGCCGGGCGTGCCGCTGGGCGCCTGGCGCTGGGCGCTGCTGGCCGCGCCTGTTCTTCTCGTCGTCTCGGTCGCGCTGGAGATGATGGCGATGCCGATGTCGAGCTGGGGGGGCCGGTGGATCGGCACCAATGCGCCCTGGTGCCTGACGCTGATCCCGCTGATGGCGCTGGGACCGCTGGCCCTGCTGCTGCTCGCCCTGCGCCAGGGCGCGCCGCGGCGTCCGGGGCTGGCCGGCGCAGTCGCCGGCCTCGTCGCCAGCGGCATCGCCGCGACCTTCTATGCCGCGCACTGCCCGGACGACAGCCCGTTCTTCGTCGCCACCTGGTACACGCTGGCGACCGGGATCGTGGTGCTGATCGGCGCCCTGGCGGGCCGACGCTGGCTGCGCTGGTAGCTGGCGCGTTTCGGCTCAGCCGACAGCTCCCTTCTCCGGCGAAGGGCCATGCGGGCCGCTGGTCGCGTCCAGCTCTCCGATCTCGCCCCAGCGCAGGCCCTTGCCATCGGACGGGTACCAGTCCTGCGCCCGGACGTCTCGCAAGGTCCGGCCGGTGTCGAACCGCAGGGCGCCGTCCGCCGCATCGATCGTGCCGTCGCCGTTCCGGTCCGTCGCCGTGTGGTCGTGGAAGAACGGCACCGCGGTCGGATGCCCGCCAGGGCTGGCATAGTTCGCATGCGACCCGCCGGCGACATAGACCAGCGGCCGGCCGGTCCGGGCATCCTTCGGCAGATCGTGGAAGGCGGTGACGGAGCTGTGGCCATGGGCGCTGTAGCGTGCCGCCATCGGCTCGAGCGTCACCGGGTTCAGCTCGATCGTGATGCGCTCCCAGTCGCCTTCGTGGTTCTGCACCGACGGCCCGTCATTGTAGGCGTAGAAGACGTGATAGGTCAGCCGGGGCAGCCCGTCCGTATCGTCGTACTGGTAGAACACCGGCGCGTCCGCGCTGCCGAGCCGGCCGCGGGCGTCGTTGTCGAGGTCCAGGAAATCATCGCTTCCGGCCCCGGCGACATCGGAGGCGGTGAAGTCGTCGTCCCTGTCGCCGTTGGTGTTGTTGCCGTGCTCCCGGTCCGGCCAGAACGCCCGGTCCTGGCGCCAGCGGGAGTTCGCGATAAAGGCCTGCGGATCGGCCGGAAGGTTGTACTCGCCCTGGGGCAGGACCAGAACGGGCGCGTGTTGCCCGGCGAGGCGTTGAGGATCGACCGCGGGTCCGGTGCTGACCCGTGCCGGTGCCGCCAGCGTTTGCCGCAGGATCTCGATGCGCTGTCCGGCCGCCTCCGGCTGCATGTCCTGGAAGATCGAGATCCGCCACAGCCGTTCATAGGCCTGGAGCGCCACCGGATCTCCGGCCAGCTTGGCCCGGATCCTGCTATCCAGCGCCTGCTCTTCGGCGCTGGCGCCGGGCTGGGCCGGGGCCGGTCCGGGACTGGGCGAGGGGGCCGGGAGGGGCCGCTCCCGGGGCAGAGGGTCCGCCGGCGGCGTCGGCCCGGGTGTCGGGGCGGCATGGGCCAGCGCGGCCCGGAAGGCGGTCGCCACGCTGTCGTCGCTGCTGCCGGGGCGCCGCGGATCGGCTGCGAACGGTGCCCGGATACGGTCGATGATCTGTACCATCGGACCCTCCTGCGCGAGATGCCTGGCCGACGATCCGCCGACACCGGAAGGCTAATGGCAGGGGCCGCCGGGCGCAACCGGCCGGCGGTCTCGCCCTACGGCCCCATCAGCGGGACAGCCGCCCCTGCCGCGGCGAGGCCGAGGACGACGGTCCAGGGCGGCGCCTTCCAGACGGTGAGGAGGAGAAAGCCGGCCAGCGCCAGGGCGAAGTCGCGGGGCGCCAGGACGGCGCTGGTCCACACCGGGCTGTACAGGGCCGCGCCGAGGATGCCGACGACGGCCGCGTTGGCGCCGCGCATCGCGCTCTGGGCGCCCGGGCGCAGGCGCAGAGCGTCCCAGAAGGGCAGGGTGCCGTAGGCCAGCAGCAGCCCCGGCAGGAAGATGGCGACGAGCGCGATCGCGGCCCCGGCGAGACCGTTCGGTGGCGATCCCATCACCGCGCCGAGCCAGGCGGCGAAGGTGAACAGCGGTCCGGGCACCGCCTGCGCCAAGCCGTAGCCTTCGAGGAAGGCTTCGTTGGAGACCCAGCCGGGCGGCACCACCTCGGCCTGCAGCAGCGGCAGCACGACGTGCCCGCCGCCGAAGACCAGCGTGCCCGAGCGGTAGAAGGCGTCGAACAGCGCCAGCCCCTGGGCGCCGGTCGCCGTCGCGAGCGCGGGGGCGGCCAGAAAGATCGCCGCGAACAGCGCGAGCGCGACGCCGCCGCCCCGGCGCGATACCGGAAAGCTCAGCCGTCCGGCTAGGGTGGGGCCGCCGTGGCGGCAGAGCCTCAGGCCGGCGGCCGCGCCCAGGACGATCGCGCCGATCTGGCCGAGCGAACCGCCGACGAACACTGTGAAGGCCACGGCCGCCAGCGCGATCGCCGCGCGCTCGCGGTCGGGCGTCAGGGTGCGGGCCATGCCCCAGACCGCCTGGGCGACGACGGCGACCGCGACCAGCTTCAGGCCGTGCAGGACGCCCTCGGCCACCGGGCCGGTGAGGGCGGCGGCGCCGAGCGCGAAGGCGCAGAGCAGGGCGGCCGAGGGCAGGGTGAAGCCGCACCAGGCGGCGAGCCCGCCCAGCAGCCCGCGGCCGCGCAGCAGGCCGAGGGCGAAGCCGACTTGGCTCGAGGCCGGCCCCGGCAGGAACTGGCACAGGGCGACGAGATCGGCATAGCCGGTCTCGTCGATCCATCGCCGCCGCTTCACCAGCTCGTCGCGGAAATAGCCGAGATGGGCGATGGGTCCGCCGAAGGAGGTGAGGCCGAGCTTGAGGAAGACGCGGAACACCTCGGCCGGCGAGCCCCGGTCCGGCACCGCGGTCGCGAGGGATCTGTCGGGTGCGGTCATCGCGGTCTTCGCTCGCAGACTCAGGCGGGCCCCACCGATAGGTGAGGCCCGCCGGGGTCGTCAACCGCGGATGATAGCGCGCTTTCGACTATTCCGCGGCGGTGCCGCTGAGGTTCGCCGCCGGCTGCGTCGGCTGCCTGGCCGGGCTCGGCGCCTTGGCCTTGCGGGCCTCCGCCCGGGCGACCTCGAGCTGCCGTCGTGCCCCGGCGTGAGACGGCTCGAGCTCGACCGCCCGGCCCTGCGCCAGCGCCGCCTCGTCCCACCGCTTCTGGCCGGCCAGCAGGTTGCCGAGATGACGGTGCAACGAGGCATCGTCGGGCGCCAGCTTGATCGCCTTGCGGGCGGTCGAGAGCGCCTTCTCCATTTGGCCGAGTCCGGCGAAGGCAGCGCTCAGCTGCCGGTGCGCGCCGGCATGGCCGGGGTCGAGGTCGATCGCGCGGCGCAGCTCGACCACCGCATCTTTCCAACGCTTCCGGGCGGCGAGAAGGTTGGCGAGATGGCGATACAGGCCGGGTTCGTCGGGGGACAGCCCGATCGCGCGGCGCGCCGCCGCCTCCGCTTCCGCCGGGCGGTTGAGGGCGGCCAGGGCGTTGCTCAGCTGCCGCTGGGCTCCGGCATGCGACGGTTCCAGGGCGATCGCTGTCTCCAGCGCCGCGACGGCGTCGGTCCAGCGCTTGTCCGAGATGAAGAGCGCGGCCAGGCTGCGATGCAGATGCGGGCCGTCCGGGTCGTGCGCCAGGGCGCGCCGGCAGGCGGCGATCGCCTCCGGCAGCCGGTTCAGCTGCGACAGGACGGTGCTGTGCAGGTGATGCAGCCGGGAGTGATCCTCGCCGCGAGCGACGGCCTCGGCGATCAGGCGCTCCGCCGCCTCGGGCTTGCCGGCGCTGATCAGGAAGCCGGCGCGCGCGGTCGTGGCATTGGCGCTGCCCGAGAAGAGCCGGCCGATCTCGTCCGCCGTCGCCGTTGCTTCCTCGGCATGGCCGCAGCGCAGCAGGACGGTGGCGACCCAGGAGTAGAGCCCGACCAGGTCGCGCTCGCGATCGAAGGCGGTGCGGATGGTGTTGGGCGGATGCCCCAGCAGCTCCCGCGCCACCGCCGCAGCCTTGGCCTGCTCCGCCTTCGCCTCGTCGGGCCTGCGCAGATCGGTCAGGATCTCGGCCAGAAGCAGATGCAGGTCCGGGTCGAAGCGGTAGTGCCGGATCGATTCGCGCACGGCTTCGGCCGCCTCGTCCAGGCGACCACGCGCCCGCAGGATGCGTCCGAGCTGCTCGAACATCGATGATCGGGTAGAGGCACGCAGCAGCAGCTTGCGTTTCAGCTTCTGCACCTCATCGGGCGGGATCGGGTCGCGGGCGTGGTCGCGTTCATCCTCGTAGAGGCGGATCGCCATCCGCTCGATCTGCTCCGCTTCAGCCAGGCTGCGGTCGAGCAGCAGGCAGCGCGCCAGGCTGTGGTGGAAATCCGCACGCTCCGGGTCGAGCGCCAGGGCATTGCGCCAGAACGGGATCGCCTCGGGCGCCCGGCCGATCGTCATCAGCATGGTGCCGGCCAGCGCCTGGGCCTCCGCAAGATCGGCCGGGGCGCGCGCAACCCAGTCCCGGGCCAACGCCCGGCCCTCGCCGTAACGGCCATGGCCCCAGAACAGCTTGAACAGCAGCTCGGCCGCGTCGATTGACACCGGGTCGAGCTCGAGCGCGCGACGGAGGCTGGCGACAGCCTCGTCGATCGCACCGGTGTGCTGGGCCGAACGGCCCATCTGGACATGGTAGAGCGGGTCGGCCTCGCGCAGCCGCTGCGCCTCCTGGGCCAACCGGACCGCCTCGTCCTCGCCGCCCTGCAAGCGCAGCAGCTTGCCGAGATGCAGAAGCGTCGCCGGGTGGCCGGGCAGCAGCTCCGCCGCCCGGCGCGCCTCGCCGACCGCCTCCTCGACCCGGCCGCCACGGGCCAGAGCCTCGCTCCGCACCCGGTGCTGATACGCCGTGACCTCGGCCGGCCGGTCCGGCGCCGCGACCGGTTGCTCATCCTCGCTATCGGGGAAGATTCGGGCCAGCGTCCGGCGCAACTCCTCGTCGATCTCGAGATCCGTGCCGTCGCCATGGAACAGCTCGGTCCGCTTGGCGTCGGTCAGGTTCGAATCCACGTCCCAGCTGGTGTTGATCGGCTTGAAGTGGCGCAGGCCGACCTTGAAGCTGGCCTCGTCCGGGGTCATGCCGATGACGTTGTGGATCGCCCACTGCACGTCCTCCGGCGACTTGGCCGGAACCACCGCCCATTTCTCGGTGCAGGCGTCCAGGCGGCCGGTCTTCTTGTAGAAGAAGTGCTTGTGCCGGCGCTGCCGCGGCAGCGCCTCGGTCGTATAGTTGTGGATCCACCAGCCGTCGAAGCGGATGAAGCCGGTGTCCGACTGCTCGGCGATCTCGAACACGCTCTGCCCGTCGCGGGTGACGGCCAGCTCGTCGATATCGGCGTTGACGACACTGGCCGCCTTGCGGAAATAGCGCAGCCGCGCATGCTCGAAGGCCGCGGCCTGGCCGTAGAACGAATCCCAGATGCTGTAGGACAGCGGCCGTCGGCCGTCGAATACGCCCCATTTGTACGGCCAGGGGATGGTCAGCACCTCGATCGAAGGGTCGATCGCGCGCAGCGCGTCGTCGAGCTCGCGGACGCTGTAGGCGGTGGAGTTGTTGTCGTAGAGGACGACGCCGTTGCAGCCATGGCCGCGGGCGTAGTAGCGGACCCAGTCCTGGATCCAGGCGATGTCGTTGTCCTGGCTCATCGCGTAGATGCAGCGCCGGCCGGCGAAGATCTCGCTCAGATTGGGCTGCGGCGCCAGGAAGGCGCGGCCGAGGCTTGTGTCGGCGATCAGCCCGGTGGTGCCGGGCGGGACCGGGACGGTGACCAGGTCGACCCAGCGCTTGTGCCGCACCTCGAAGGCGCAGGGCTGCATCGAGGGAAGGGCGGTGAACCGGAACTCCAGCTCCGCCTCCAGGTTCAGGAGCGGCGGCCCGACCAAGCGGATCGCCTCGCCCGACGCGTCCCAGAACACGTCGCAGAACACCGTGGTGAAGTCGAAATCGTCCTCGTAGCCCGCATGCCGCAGGGTCGGTGGCCGCGGCGGCATGCGGATCGGATCGTGGCTGAAGTCCAGGATCCAGGGGGTCAGCTGCGACAATCGCCGGGGCGAGTTCCCGCGGCGGAGGACCGGTTCGTCCCGATCCTCCGCGTCCCCCGTCGCCGGCACGGACACCGGCTGCGGCACCTCTGCGGCATAGGCATGGATCAGCCGGCGCAGCCCTTCCTCGACCGAGATTTCGGCCCGCCAGCCCAGCAGCGCTTCCGCCCGCGTCGGATCGCCCCGGAAATGCGCCACGTCGAAGGTGCGGGGCGGCGCCGTGCGGATCTCGACCGGGGCCAGGGCGGCGGCCCGGGCCATCTCGGCCAGCTCGCCTAGCGACACGGCCCGGCCGCCGACGAAGTGGATCGGCGGCAGCGCCCGATGGCCTTCCTTCAGGCATTCGATCAGCAGCGTCAGACCGCGGCCGACATCCTCGACATGGGTGAAGTCGAAGGTGTTCTCCGCGCCTTCGATCGAGATCGTGCCGCCGGTCGCGGCCGCCCGGGCGAAGGCCGGCACCACCCGGTCGCGATGGTCGGCGGTAGAGCCGAAGACGTTGGAGAAGCGGACGATCGCAGTGGCGAGGCCAGCCTCGCGCGCGCGGCCCACCGCTGCCTCGGCGGCCACCTTGGACCGGCCGTAGATGTTGACCGGACTGAGCGGCGCGTCCTCGGGCACCGGCAGCGTCGCCGAATCGCCATAGACCTCGCGGCTGCTGGCATAGACCACCCAGGGCCGGCGATCGGCGGGCTGCTCCAGCGCGACCTTCAGCACTGCCTCGGTGCCGTTGACGTTGATATCCCAGCACAGCTCCGGGTTGCGCTCGCCGGTGATGACGCGGGATACGGCGGCGAGAGACAGGACGCCGTCGCAGCCGGCCATGGCCTGCCGCAGTTGGTCTATGCTCCGGATGTCGCCGTGGCCGGGCGTCCCCGGCTCATGGGCGATGTCGAAGGCGACCGTCTGATGCCCGGCTGCCGCCAGGCATCGCATCATTTCCGTGCCGATCAGCCCGCGCGAGCCCGTGACGAGGATTCTCATGAAGGTCGGCGTTCCCCTGCTCGAAGGCGGCAAGACCGCACTCGCGCCTTCAGGTTCCACGCATCCGGACAAGAGTTTTCCGATGAAGCCTTGGTTTCGCTCGATCGGCGGCCTCTAGGGGGCGCGATT includes:
- the chrA gene encoding chromate efflux transporter codes for the protein MTAPDRSLATAVPDRGSPAEVFRVFLKLGLTSFGGPIAHLGYFRDELVKRRRWIDETGYADLVALCQFLPGPASSQVGFALGLLRGRGLLGGLAAWCGFTLPSAALLCAFALGAAALTGPVAEGVLHGLKLVAVAVVAQAVWGMARTLTPDRERAAIALAAVAFTVFVGGSLGQIGAIVLGAAAGLRLCRHGGPTLAGRLSFPVSRRGGGVALALFAAIFLAAPALATATGAQGLALFDAFYRSGTLVFGGGHVVLPLLQAEVVPPGWVSNEAFLEGYGLAQAVPGPLFTFAAWLGAVMGSPPNGLAGAAIALVAIFLPGLLLAYGTLPFWDALRLRPGAQSAMRGANAAVVGILGAALYSPVWTSAVLAPRDFALALAGFLLLTVWKAPPWTVVLGLAAAGAAVPLMGP
- a CDS encoding NrsF family protein, which codes for MKTDDLITALAQDAPVRWPFGRAVAAAMAGGAVVAGVIFFAGVGIRPDVMQAVETVRYLFKFVVTLALAVTATGLILHLARPGVPLGAWRWALLAAPVLLVVSVALEMMAMPMSSWGGRWIGTNAPWCLTLIPLMALGPLALLLLALRQGAPRRPGLAGAVAGLVASGIAATFYAAHCPDDSPFFVATWYTLATGIVVLIGALAGRRWLRW
- a CDS encoding sigma-70 family RNA polymerase sigma factor — protein: MSDPLREDQWATWMRAAIAGDAGAYRLFLQAVTPHLRAMARRRGALFGGSASDAEDVVQEVLLAIHLKRGSWDPSRPIGPWISVIVRNKMIDALRRRGRHADVPIEDVIDTLAAEAPPDGLEQRDVDRLLSRLQDRQRDIVRSISVEGGSVRETAGRLGMTEGAVRVALHRALKALAALYRSEPE
- a CDS encoding NAD-dependent epimerase/dehydratase family protein: MRILVTGSRGLIGTEMMRCLAAAGHQTVAFDIAHEPGTPGHGDIRSIDQLRQAMAGCDGVLSLAAVSRVITGERNPELCWDINVNGTEAVLKVALEQPADRRPWVVYASSREVYGDSATLPVPEDAPLSPVNIYGRSKVAAEAAVGRAREAGLATAIVRFSNVFGSTADHRDRVVPAFARAAATGGTISIEGAENTFDFTHVEDVGRGLTLLIECLKEGHRALPPIHFVGGRAVSLGELAEMARAAALAPVEIRTAPPRTFDVAHFRGDPTRAEALLGWRAEISVEEGLRRLIHAYAAEVPQPVSVPATGDAEDRDEPVLRRGNSPRRLSQLTPWILDFSHDPIRMPPRPPTLRHAGYEDDFDFTTVFCDVFWDASGEAIRLVGPPLLNLEAELEFRFTALPSMQPCAFEVRHKRWVDLVTVPVPPGTTGLIADTSLGRAFLAPQPNLSEIFAGRRCIYAMSQDNDIAWIQDWVRYYARGHGCNGVVLYDNNSTAYSVRELDDALRAIDPSIEVLTIPWPYKWGVFDGRRPLSYSIWDSFYGQAAAFEHARLRYFRKAASVVNADIDELAVTRDGQSVFEIAEQSDTGFIRFDGWWIHNYTTEALPRQRRHKHFFYKKTGRLDACTEKWAVVPAKSPEDVQWAIHNVIGMTPDEASFKVGLRHFKPINTSWDVDSNLTDAKRTELFHGDGTDLEIDEELRRTLARIFPDSEDEQPVAAPDRPAEVTAYQHRVRSEALARGGRVEEAVGEARRAAELLPGHPATLLHLGKLLRLQGGEDEAVRLAQEAQRLREADPLYHVQMGRSAQHTGAIDEAVASLRRALELDPVSIDAAELLFKLFWGHGRYGEGRALARDWVARAPADLAEAQALAGTMLMTIGRAPEAIPFWRNALALDPERADFHHSLARCLLLDRSLAEAEQIERMAIRLYEDERDHARDPIPPDEVQKLKRKLLLRASTRSSMFEQLGRILRARGRLDEAAEAVRESIRHYRFDPDLHLLLAEILTDLRRPDEAKAEQAKAAAVARELLGHPPNTIRTAFDRERDLVGLYSWVATVLLRCGHAEEATATADEIGRLFSGSANATTARAGFLISAGKPEAAERLIAEAVARGEDHSRLHHLHSTVLSQLNRLPEAIAACRRALAHDPDGPHLHRSLAALFISDKRWTDAVAALETAIALEPSHAGAQRQLSNALAALNRPAEAEAAARRAIGLSPDEPGLYRHLANLLAARKRWKDAVVELRRAIDLDPGHAGAHRQLSAAFAGLGQMEKALSTARKAIKLAPDDASLHRHLGNLLAGQKRWDEAALAQGRAVELEPSHAGARRQLEVARAEARKAKAPSPARQPTQPAANLSGTAAE